In Bacillota bacterium, the sequence CCCCGATTACGGCGTCGCCCACATAAGAAAGGTGGGGAATCTTGCTTCCGGTCCCCACCACCGATTTTTTGATTTCCACGAAATCACCGATTTTGACCCCGGCCCCGATCTCGCAGCCGGGCCGGATGTAAGCGAACGGGCCGACCGTGCTGCCCTCGCCAACGGTGGACTCCAGCACCACGGCGTACTGCACGGAAACCCGGTCACCCAGGCGGGCGCGCACCAAGCGCGTGTTCGGGCCGATTTCGCACTCCTCGCCGACCACGCTGTTCCCCTCAATGAAGGTAAAGGGGTAAATCACCGTGTCCTTAGCGATACGGGCGGCACGGTCGATGTAAGTCGAGGACGGATCGACTATGGTCACACCCTGGTCCATCCAGTAGTCGAGCACGGCGGACCGGACCAGCCTTTCGGCTTCTGCCAGTTGGCGCCGGTCGTTGATCCCGTAAATCTCGACCGGATCCGCCACCGGGCAGGTCCCGATCAAAAAGCCCTTGTCCAGATAAACGGCCAAGGCATCGGGCAGGTAATACTCCCCCTGGCGGTTGTCGGCCGAAATCCCGCGCAAGCACTCAAACAGTCCGCCGGCCGTGAAGCAGAATACGCCAGTGCTTATTTCCCTGACGGCCAATTCCTCCGGGGTACCGTCCGCCTGCTCAACGATCCGGATAAACCGCCCGGCGGGGTCACGAATGACCCGCCCATATCCGGTGGGATCGCCCAGAAAAGCGGTCAGTACGGTCGCCGCCGCACCCGAGTCCCGGTGCCGGGCCACCAATCCGGAAAGGGTGTCTGCACGCAAGAGCGGGGTGTCCCCGCAGACCACCAGCACGTGCCCCCAGTGCCCGGCGAGCCTTTCCTCAGCCTGCAATACAGCGTGGGCGGTACCCAACTGCGGTTCCTGAACGACCGTTTCACCGCCCAGTTCATTGACCACGGCGGCGACTTCGTCGTGACCGTAGCCCGTGATCACGATAATCCGGTGCGCACCAGCCTCCCGCACCGCCTCTATGACATGCGCAACCATGGGCCTACCGGCCACATGGTGAAGAACTTTGGGGCGGCGCGACTTCATCCTGGTACCCTTGCCGGCCGCCAGCACGACCGCTGCTAGATCCATTTAAACCCCCTGCGTGATTAGGCCCGGGTGACCGATGGCCGCTCATCCGGCGTTCGCCCCGAGACCGGCCCCGGAACTCACTGAACCGGCCCGGGACCTGGCTGATCCGCTCCAAGAGAAGGCCGGTCCGGGCCGATTGAAAGGTGTATGCCAGGTATTCATTCAACGAAAACGAGGTGATTCCTTTCCCAAAAAAATGGAACACACCCGTTCCGTGAGGGGTTAGAATTCAACGGCATCCCGCTGCTCGTAGGCTTCCAGTACTGCATCCTGGATGCGGGCGCGCGCGGAGGCGTTAATCGGGTGGGCGACGTCCCGGAACTCACCGGTGGGGGTCCTGCGGCTGGGCATCGCCACAAACAGTCCATTCTGGCCCTCGACGATTTTGATGTCGTGCACCACGAAAGCGTCGTCCAGGGTGACCGACACAATCGCCTTCATTTTACCCTCGCCCAAGACTTTGCGTATCCGGACGTCAGTGACCTCCACACTGTTCACCACCTTCCAAAACGGCTGGAAACCCCGTCCAGGTTCCCGAACCCGGCGCATGTCTTACTTCTGAAGGCCTTTTTTCGGCGCCAAGCGCCGATATCCTGCCTGGTTAGCAATTTTTTCCCCTTCAACGCCACGCCGGCGATAGCGGCGGCGTGGGCCTCCCGCCAGCCGGTAGCGGGCTTCGTGCACATCAGCCAACGGCAAGCGTTCATCCATGACCTGCCTCCCCCGGTGATACTAAAAAGTCTCTCCCTATGACTTGAAAATGATTTATTGCAAAAATAACAAAAAATAATATAATAAAGACAACCAGTTGACGAGAGAGGTTGTCTTCGTGAATCTAAGCTACCTCGAAACCTTTGTTATGGTCGCCAAACACAAGAGCTTCTCAAGGGCCGCCAAGGCCTTGAGCCTTACCCAACCCGCGGTGAGCAAGCACATTTCCCTGCTCGAGGTCCACTACGGCACCAAACTGGTCGACCGCACCAGCCGGCGCGTCGAACTGACCGACGCCGGCATTGTGCTCTACCATTTTGCCGGCCGGATCATCTCGACCATGGAGCGCGCGAAGGAGGAAATCGCCTCCTTTTCCGAAGAGGTCAAGGGCCGGTTGAACATCGGGGCGAGCACCATCCCCGGGCATTACATCCTGCCCCGCACACTCAGCGAATTCAAAAAAGAGTACCCCCTGGTGAACGTTTCCCTGGAAGTGAGCAATACCGGCAAGGTAATCAACCGGCTCCGGGAGGAATCCATCCAGGTCGGGGTCATCGGCGCCCCCGTGAACAGCCCCGAGATCAACTGTACCGAGTTCACCAGCGACGAAGTGGTTCTGATCTTGCCGGCCGACCACCCGCTGGCCGAACGCAAGGAGCTGATCACCAACGACCTTATCGGCGAAAAGGTCGTGGTGCGGGAAAACGACTCGGGCACCCGGCGCATCGTGGAGGAGAAACTGGCCGCAGCCGGCGTTCCGTTCGACAGCCTGCAGGTGGCAGGGGAATTCGGCAGCACCGAAGCCGTGCTGGCCGGCGTGGAGGCGGGACTGGGAGCTTCCTTCGTCTCCCGCTGGGCCGCGGAAAAAGCGGCGACCGAAGGCCGGGTCGTGGTCCGCATACTACAAGATTTGTGCTTCTCGCGCAGCCTGTATCTCATCTACCCCCGGGACAAGAGCCTCTCCAGACCCACCCGTGCTTTTCTTTCATTCATCAAGTAGAACAACGCTCAGCTGCCGGCAACCGGACCCACCCATCCTCCTTGAATATCGCCACCAACAATAAATTCTTTTTATGGCTGCCATAAGAGGATTTCATTTTTACTTGCCGAAAGCCTGAGACTAAAAGGGATGTGAGTATTGAGAAATCCCGCGTGGAGGGAACGGAGCTGGCGCTCCCCACGGAATGCAAATCCGCCGGCCGCGCTTGATTAAGCCGGGGTGGGTTCGATTCCCACCTCCCTCCTCCACTCAAAATCACGAAAAAAAGGGGTGGGGCTGTTGTTCAACGTCAAGGGGAAGGGGCTCGTAACCCTGACCGGCCTGACAATCGGCGCGCTCGCCATCGCGTTGATGGTTGCCGGTAATCCCAAAAACATGGGCCTTTGCATCGCCTGTTTCTTGCGGGACATCGCCGGCGCGCTCGGGCTGCACAGTGCGGCACCCGTCCAGTACGTCCGCCCGGAAATCATCGGGATTGCCCTGGGCGCTTTCGCGGCCGCCCTGGCCACCGGTTCCTACCGCGCCATGGGCGGATCGAGCGCCCTGACCAGGTTTGTCCTGGGCTTCATCGGCATGATCGGCTTTTTAGTCTTTCTCGGCTGCCCTCTGCGCATGCTCCTCAGGATGTCCGCCGGAGACCTCAATGCCTGGCTGGCCCTGCCCGGCTTCGCCGCGGGCATCGCCGCCGGCGTCTGGTTCATCAACCGCGGCTTTACGCTGGGAAGAGCCACGCGTCAGAACAACACCCACGGCTACGTATTCCCGACGATGATGGCGGCCCTGCTGGCCCTGTTGGTGTTGGGCTTCCCGCTCCTGCGCGCCAGCACGGAGGGTCCGGGGTCTATGCACGCCCCGCTCTTGCTTTCGCTGGGGGCCGGCCTCCTGGTCGGGGCACTGGCTCAGCGCACGCGTTTTTGCCTGGTCGGCCCGATCCGCGACCTGATTATGTTCCGCGACCCCTACCTGATGTTCGGGATGGCCGGCCTGTTTCTGGCCGCGCTGGTCGGCAACCTGATCATCGGGAACTTCAGCGCCGGCTTTGCCGGCCAGCCGGTCGCCCACACCGACGGCCTGTGGAACTTCCTGGGGATGGCCCTGGCGGGTCTATGCTTCACCCTGGTTGCCGGGTGCCCGCTGCGCCAGCTGGTTTCCGCCGCCGAGGGGAACACCGACTCGGCGGTCACCATTCTGGGCGTGCTGGTCGGGGCGGCCTTCGCCCACAACTTCGGCCTCGCCGCCAGCCCGGCGGGCGCTTCCGTAAACGGGCAGTACGCCGTGGGCGCCGGATTGATCTTGACCTTGGGCATCGGCTTCGCCCTGTCCGGCGCCCGGATCCTGGCGAAAGGAAAGGTGACGGAAAGTGCCTGATGTCGACGTCTGCGGTCTGGTGTGCCCCGAACCCGTGCTGCTGGTCAAGCGGCGGATCGACGCCTTGGGGGAAGGCGCGATCACCGTGCTGGCCGATTCGGAGGCGGCCCGGGAAAACATCAAGCGCCTGGCCACGGGCAAGGGCTGGGCGGTACGGATCGAGGAGCAGGATGACAAGTACCTGCTTACCCTGACGAAATAGTCGTTGGCCGGCAACCGTCGGTTTACCGGACAAAGCGCAGTACTGGCGCATGCCTCTGAGAGGCCGTGCCCCAGCCAGAGTTCCGAGGCCTGAGTACAGATTTTCATGACAAAACGCCCGGCACTTGACTCTTCGAGTACCGGGCGCCCTTTGTTTTTCACTTTTGTTTTACCGTCCCCTTGACGCAATAAGACCAACAGGGCACGCGGATCATTTTTTGAGTCCAGATCTCCACCCGCCGGTCCAGGAGCCAGCCGGTCAGGAAGAACAAGCCCTCGCCGTAGACCGCCCACGCCAGGACCGTGGCCAGCGACAACTCCCCGAAGGACAGGGAAACCGCGGCTTCGGGCCTGAACGTACCGGACTCGGTAGAATGCCCCGAGATTCCGGTGTCGCGCCGTTTTAGTTAGTGCGGCTGAAGGGGCCCAAGGCGCAGACCAGGGCGTAGTCTTCGGGCTTGTCTACGTCCACGGCCAGTTCCGGGTATCCCGAGACAATCGCCCGCCCGGTCACCCCAAACAGGCTGGTGACTCTCTTTTCGGCATCGGCCAGGCTTAAGCGGCGCGCAAGGAAACGCAGAACGAAGACCGGCCCGACGATGGCGGCCAGTTTAAGCGGGTTTTTCCGGTGCAATGCGAACTCCTGGGCTTTTGCCCGGCAGCGGTCGAACACCGCCGGGCGGAACAAAACCAGATTCCCCCCGGTGAAGCGGCCGTCCGACAACCGCACGTACGTGCGCCGCCCCCCGGGGTAGCGCTTTTCAACCACCTCGTCCCGGACCACCGGGTAGTAGATGTCCGCCCGCCGGTCACCGCAGCGCCGCACAAAATCCCGGACGGCTTCCGGGGTCAAAAGCGGGATGTCGGCCGTAGCCACCAGCACGTTTTCGGGGGCCTCGAAGCGCTCGAGACCGGCAGCCACGTTCTCCATCAATCCGCCCGCCGGTTCGAACACTTCCACCCCGGCGGCTCCGGGCAAACGCCGGATCGCTTCCGGCCCCACCGCCACTATCCGGCCCACACAGCCGGACGCACGCAGCGCCTTGATCACGTATTCCACCATGCACGCGTCCCCAATCGGAATGAGCGCTTCGTGCTCCACCGGGCTGACCTCCTGGAGCGGCCCGGTGTTCGGACTGCCCGCCAGCAAGAGACAGTCAATCACGGTTCTCATCCCGAAGCGCGCACAACAGGCTGTTCTCGGCGTTTTCGATGTGTTCCCAGGCCAGCCGCTGCGCCAACTCGGCGTTCCGTTCCGAAATGGCCTCCACCAGTTGCCGGTGCTCCTCCAGCGCCTCCCGGGTCCTCCCGGGGCGCGACAGGGTGGTGAGCCTAAACCGCTGAATCACATCCTGCAGGTTGGTCAGAATCAGGGTCAGGCGCTGGTTGCGGCTGGCGCGGTAGATTATTTCGTGGAACTGGGTGTCTTCGTGCACCAAGGCGTGGATGTCGGCGCTGGTGGCGATTTCCGAAATTTGGACCATTGAGCGTTCGAGCTTTTCCATCTCCTCTTCGGTGATCCGCTCGGCGGCCAGTCCCGCCGCCAACGACTCCAGGGCCGCCCGCACCTCGAACACGTCAATGATGTCCTTGTCGGTGATCCCGGCCACATACGCCCCTTTGCGCGGGACCATCACCACGAAACCCTCGAGTTCCAGCTTGCGGATGGCTTCCCGCACCGGGGTGCGGCTCACCCCCAGTTCGTCGGCCAACTGCAGCTCCATCATCCTTTCGCCGGGCCTTAAAATCCCCTGGATGATCGCTTCCCGCAACGACTCAAAAACCACCTCCCTGAGCGGCTTGTAGGAGTCGAGCTTCACCGGAAGTAAGCGTCTTTGCCCCTCCATCTTGCAAAACCCCCGTCCAGAATGTGCCTTAACATAATAACAAATATATTCGGCGACCTCACAGCCGTCAATTTACCGGTCATTTAATGCGGCCGTCAGCGTTCTGGTCGCCCTCGCCAAAAGCCCCCGGGAGCGAAGCCCGGCGGCTACGGCCCCGGCCCGCTCCACGTCCGCGGTCAGCCCGAACACCGTCGGGCCGCTGCCGGACATCAACGCTCCCAGCACCCCCGTCTCCCCACCGAGCAGTTCTTTAAGCTTTTTGACTTCGGGGTAAAGGTCGAACACGGCCGCCTCCAGTCCATTGAACAGTCTCCCGGCCACAGCGTGCCGGTCTTTATCGGCCAGGGCCCGGAGCAACGGACTCAGGTCCGGGCGGGCCCCGCCGGGAAGACGGTCGAAACGCGCATAGGCTTGGGCCGCCCGGACGCCGAAGGCCGGCGTCACCAGCACCACCCCCATCTCCGGAGCCGGCGGCAGCGGGGTAAGAATCTCCCCCCGTCCCCGGGCTAAGGCGGTCGGCCCAACCAGGAAGAAAGGCACATCCGAACCGAGTTCGGCCGCGAGGCCGATCAAAGTTTCAAGGTCCAGGTTGAGGTCCCAGAGTTCGTTCAATCCCGCCAGGGCGGCCGCCGCGTCCGCCGAACCGCCGCCCAGTCCGGCGGCCACCGGGATGGACTTATGCAGCCGCATCTCGGCCCCGGCCCGGCAGTGGCAACGTTCCCGCAGCAGCGCGGCCGCCTTCCAGGCCAGGTTTCCGGGGCCCTGCGGCACCTCCGCGCTGTCGGTGTACAGGGTGAGTTCTTCCGCCCGCCGCAACTCCAGCCGGTCGTGCAGTTCGAGTTTTTGCAGCACGGTTTCCACTTCGTGGTAGCCGTCCGGGCGCAGGTTGCCGACGGCCAGCGCCAGGTTGATCTTGGCGTGGGCCAAAAGACGCATTCCTGAAAAGCCCCCCGTGAAGCCTCCGGCGTCCCGGCGGCGTGCCTAATGAATTGTACGGCCCGCATAAATATTCCTGCTAGGCGATAGGTATTTCAAAAGGAATCGGAGGCCTGGTCTATGGCCTATTGGGCAAGCACCCTCGCCGGGGCTTGCACCCTGTTGGGCGCCCTCCTGGTCCTGGCCCTGGGTGAGCCGCGCCGCCCAACCCTGGCCGCGGTATTGGGCCTGGCCGGCGGCATTATGGTAGGAGTGACGGTGTTGGACCTGATTCCCGCCGCCCTGAAACTGGGCCGGCCTGAAACCGTCTTTTTGGGAATCTTGCTCGGAATTCTGTCACTCGCGCTGTTGGACAACGCGCTGTCCTCCCTGGTCGGCCCCTCGCGGTCCGGGTTTCTCAAGACGGGTTTGCTGGTCGGCCTGGGCATCGGGTTGCACGACCTGCCGGAAGGCATGGCCCTCGCCGCCGGTTTTACCGGCACCACAAACCTGGGGCTCTTTTTGGCCCTGACCATCGGCCTCCACAACATTCCGGAGGGCATGGCCACCGCTGTCCCCCTAAGGGCCGCCGGCGTTTCCCGGCGGCTCATTATCCCGGCGGTCGCCGCCTTGAGCCTGGTCACACCCCTGGGCACCTTCATCGGGTTCGGACTGGTCCAGGTCAGCGCCCTCGCCCTGGGTCTGCTTATGGCTTTCGCCGCCGGCGCCATGCTCTACATTTCCCTTTTTGAACTCACACCCCGTGCCGTATCCTTGGGCTTCAAACCGGCCCTCGCCGGCGCGGCCGCCGGCGCCGCGCTCGTCTGGTGGGCCGGGTTACTCTTTTAGGAGCAGAAAAGCCCCCCCCGCCAACAGGAAAACCCCGACAGAGCGGTACCATGTGAAAGAAAGCTGCTTCAGGCCGAAGAGCCCCGTATGGTCGATCGCGGCCGCGGTCAGGATCTGACCCACAATGATCGCGGTGGTCGCCGGGGCCACCCCGACTTCAGGAATGCTGCGGACGACCGCGTAGATGATGGCCACGCCCAGGACGCCCCCCAGGTACAAGTACCAGGGCGCATCGCCGGCCTTGAGCAGCGAACCGTCTCCCAACCGCAGTCCGAACAGCAATAAACTCACAAAGACCAGACCGACCAGATGGACGACGAACGTCGCCTCCAACAGGCCCACGATTTTCCCCAGGGCCGCGTTGATGGCGCCCTGGAAAGCCATGGTCACCCCGGCCGCGGCGGCGATCATCATGGGCACGAGCTTAAAATGCAAAGGCCACTCCCCCCAGCGCCTATTGTTTGCCCCTCACGACCTTGATATACCGGCGGATTCACCACCACCACCCTCCGCACATACCCTGGCAGTAGCAAATATCAACTGTGGCTATGTATGGAGGGGACAGCCATTGAACGGCGCCTTGCGGGCTTCTTTTGTCGACCTGGCGGTTTCCGCCCAGGGGTACGGTGACGAACCGGCTTTCGACCACCGGGCCGAGATGACCCGGACCGTGGTGGTCAAACCGCACAACGGAAAAGAACTGCTGAAAATCCTGGCCGCCTTCAGCCGGACCCACCGGGCGATCCGCCACGTCCGGATCTTCAGTCACGCTTACCCCCGGGGCGTGATTATGACCGACATGTCCGGCTTCTACCATTCTCAGGGCCCCAACGACACGGCCCGGGCCGCCTACGTTTCCGACCTCGAAAAAGCGGTCGCGGAAGGGCGGATCGTGTTCGCCCGGGACTGCACCGTCAGCCTGTTCGGCTGCAACCTCACCGGCGAGGGCTTCACCCTCAAGCTGTCCCAGGCCGTCAGCGGCGCCGTGATCGCCGCTACCGCCGGGGTGTACCCGGAAATCGCCGGGGGCCGGGAGACCGGCGTGTTCATCGCCTCGACCCGGTGGCAGAAGTTTGTGCGCGGCCGGTTGGCCGTGCCGAACATGGGCCGGCGCTACCGGGCCTGGTAGGGGCCATAAGCCCATAAAAAAAGCTGCTTTTAAAAGCAGCTTTTTTAATTCGGGTTTGCTTAAGGCAGGTTGATAACCTGACCGATCTGCAGGCGGTTTGGATCTACGCCCGGGTTTACCGCCTGGATGGCCTGCACCGTGGTGCCGAAACGCTGGGCCAGTCTGAAGAAGGTGTCTCCGGCCTGGATGACGTAGGTCCTGCCCGGCGGGGTGGGCGGCTTGGGTTCGGGTACAGGTTTCTTCTCGGGCACCTTGGGCTCGACCGGAGGCGCAATCGGGCACACGATCTCTGCCCCGGGCCGCAGGCATTCATAAAGCTTCTTCTGCACAATGTCGGTCACCCGCGCGGTCACCTTCAAAACCAGCTTCACCACGATCCGGCGCTTATCATCCAGACTCACCGAGACAAACTCGGCTTCGGCCATCACATTCACCGCCGCGCCGGGTTGGGCCCCGGGCACTTCGATGAAGGCGGTGAACGGGATCTCGGCCTGGAAGGCGTGCACCTGCTGGTCCGGCGCATCCCGTACGTAGGTGATCTTCACGGTCACCACGCCTCGGACGATCACCTTGTTGGCGATGACCTCGGTCTCGGTCACCGTGACGTCGGTCACAAAGGCCTCCAGCACCTTTTCAGCGTCCGGCTTCGGCTGGGGAATGGTGACGATCTCGCGCAGGGTAATCTGCACCTGGTCCCTCTCGTTCAGGATCTGGTCCAGGAACAGGGTGACCTGCCGGATGGCCTGCGCTTCGAGGAGACAAGCCAGCAGATCGTCTTCGATCTTCACCACGACCCGCTTCCTGATCTGCTCCATCACGAACGCCTGCAGCGCTAAGACGGCCGTGATCGAGATCTCGCACTCGTGCTTGACCCGGGCGCTGACGTCTTCGATCTGCACATGCACGTTCACCATGTCCCCGGGACGGGCCCCGCGCACTTCGACAAACTGGGTGAAGGGAATCTCCACGTGGGCGTGGTGCACCGGTTGGGTGGGCCAATCGGCCACGTAGATGACCTGCACGGTCAGGACACCTTCCACGATCACCTTATCCTGAATAATCTCTTTCTTGGTGATCGTGACGTCGGCAATGGTGTCGATCACTTCTTTGGGGCAGGGTTTCTTCCCCTGGAACAACTGCTGAATGTCGACCTGGTCGCTCACCACCACCTGTCTTTTCCCGACGGCCTTGACGATGTCCAGTCGCACTTCATCCTTGACGAACTTCCGCTCGGCGCCGGGCAGATCGATCAGCAACTGCTTCGGTTCGGCCTCGGTGACCTTGACGAAGATGCGCAGAATCACGGTGACGATGATCTGCTGCGGGTCCTTGGGATCCACGTCGGCCTTGACCTTTTCGATGGTAATCTGTTTCACCACGTCCATTCCCGGCCGCACGCCGGGGATGTGCAGGGATTCCGCAAATTCGATCTGGCCGCGCACGTGGTGGACCGGCTGGGTCGGAAAGTCGGCGACATAAGTCACGTTGAAGACGATTTTCCCCTGGACGATGACCTTGTCGGGGATGATTTCCATCTCTTGTTCCTCGACGCGGGCCCGGACGGCCAGTATCTGTTCGGCCTTCGGCTTCTGCTTGGGAATGGTGATCTTGCCGCGGACCACGGTCTGTACCGTCTGTTCCCCGATGACCTGCCGCACAGTCTCTTCCTGGCAGACGATCCGGACCTTAAGTTCATGTTGGCTCAACAAAACTTCCTCCTTTCGGCATATTTGCTATCAATATATGCCTCAAAGGAGGAAGTGTGAGCGCCGGCCGGTCAACGGTTCAGGAACCTACCCTGAAAATCCCCTCTCCCTCTGGGAGAGGGTCAGGGTGAGGGGTATTTTCATCCTTCCGCTGGTGCCGCCGCCGAAGGCGGGGGCACGGTTGTCTATTCAATTGGCTCCAGGTTCGGTTTGGGCGGCGGCGAACACTCGATCACGGCGCCGGGCCGCAGGCACTCAAATACCTGTTTCTGCACAATGTCAGCCACCCGGACGACGATCCGGAGCACCAGCTTGACGGCCACGCGGCGGCTGTTGTCAATGGCCGCCTGCACGAACTCGGCGTCGACCATGACGTTCACGGACGCGTCGGGCACGGCGCCCGGCACGTCGACAAAGGTGGTGAACGGAATGTCGACGGTGAAGGCGTGGACCGGCTGGTCGGGCCTGTCGGCCACGTAAACCACCTTGACGGTGACCACGCCCCGGATGATCACCTTATTGGGAATCACGTCGGTCTCGGTCACTTCGACGTTGGTGACGATGGTCTCCAGGATCTTCTGGGCGTCCGGTTTCTGCTGCGGGATGCCGACCACCTCGCGGATGGTGACCTGGACCATGTCCTCTTCATTCAGGATCTGGTCGATGAACAGGGTCACCGGCCGAATCGCCCGCTCAAACAGCAGGCACTCCAGAAGATCCTCATCGATCTTCACCACGAGCTTCTTCTTGATCTGTTCGACGACCCTGGCCTTCACGTCCAGTACGGCCGTGATCAGGAGCTCACAGTCATCCTTGACCCGGGCGGTGACGTCCTCGATCCGCACCTGGACGTTGACCATATCTCCGGGCCGGGCGCCGGGCAGATCGACAAAGGCGGTGAAGGGGATCTCGAAGTGGGCGTGGTGCACCGGCTGGGTGGGCCAGTCGGCAACGTAGATCACCTGGACGATCAAAACGCCCTCCACGATGACCTTGTCCGGGATGGTCTCCTTGTTCTTGATCACCACGTCGCTGATAACGTCGAGCACTTCCTCGGGGCAGGGCTTCTTGCCCTCGAACTGCCGCAGGACGTCGAACTGGTCGCTGACCACCACCTGCCTAGCCCCCATGACCTTAACGACATCCAGCCTTACCGGCTTCGTCTTGAACCGGTTCTCAGCGCCAAGAAGATCGATCAGCAGCTGTTTCTTATCGATTTCAACCACTTTTACGAAAATGCGCAGAATCACGGTCACAACAATCCGGCGTGGATCGCGCGGGTCGAGTTCGCCTTTGACCTTCTCGACGGTGATCTGCTTCACCACGTCCATGCCCGGCCGGGCGCCCGGAATGTGGAACGATTCCGCGAACTCAAGCTGACCGCGCACGTGGTGCACCGGCTGGGTCGCTTTGTCGGCCACGTAGGTGATGTTGAGGACCAGTTTGCCCTGCACGATGACCTTGTCGGGAATGACGTCGATTTCCTTGTCCTCGACCTGGGCCCTGACGGTCAGGATCTGCTCGGCCGGGGGTTTGGGGTGCGGGATGGTCACCACGCCGCGCACCACTGTCTGGGCGGCCTTTTCGCCGATGACTTGCTGCACCTTTTCTTCCTGACAGACGACTTTGACTTTTTGCTTATGGATCATAAATAGATTCCTCCTTTCGTCATTGATTACCAATGTATGGCCCGAAAGGAGGAAATGTGAATGTTGCTCGGTTAACCTGAGTGCCGCGGCTTTTAGCCACGACCGGTTTTGGTGCGGCTGGACTTACAGCCTGACGAAGTACTACCGCCCGATAAACATCTGCGTCCAGTAGTTGGTGTAGCTCCCGCCGACCGCGTGCCCCACGCC encodes:
- a CDS encoding DUF3794 domain-containing protein — encoded protein: MIHKQKVKVVCQEEKVQQVIGEKAAQTVVRGVVTIPHPKPPAEQILTVRAQVEDKEIDVIPDKVIVQGKLVLNITYVADKATQPVHHVRGQLEFAESFHIPGARPGMDVVKQITVEKVKGELDPRDPRRIVVTVILRIFVKVVEIDKKQLLIDLLGAENRFKTKPVRLDVVKVMGARQVVVSDQFDVLRQFEGKKPCPEEVLDVISDVVIKNKETIPDKVIVEGVLIVQVIYVADWPTQPVHHAHFEIPFTAFVDLPGARPGDMVNVQVRIEDVTARVKDDCELLITAVLDVKARVVEQIKKKLVVKIDEDLLECLLFERAIRPVTLFIDQILNEEDMVQVTIREVVGIPQQKPDAQKILETIVTNVEVTETDVIPNKVIIRGVVTVKVVYVADRPDQPVHAFTVDIPFTTFVDVPGAVPDASVNVMVDAEFVQAAIDNSRRVAVKLVLRIVVRVADIVQKQVFECLRPGAVIECSPPPKPNLEPIE
- a CDS encoding SPOCS domain-containing protein → MSQHELKVRIVCQEETVRQVIGEQTVQTVVRGKITIPKQKPKAEQILAVRARVEEQEMEIIPDKVIVQGKIVFNVTYVADFPTQPVHHVRGQIEFAESLHIPGVRPGMDVVKQITIEKVKADVDPKDPQQIIVTVILRIFVKVTEAEPKQLLIDLPGAERKFVKDEVRLDIVKAVGKRQVVVSDQVDIQQLFQGKKPCPKEVIDTIADVTITKKEIIQDKVIVEGVLTVQVIYVADWPTQPVHHAHVEIPFTQFVEVRGARPGDMVNVHVQIEDVSARVKHECEISITAVLALQAFVMEQIRKRVVVKIEDDLLACLLEAQAIRQVTLFLDQILNERDQVQITLREIVTIPQPKPDAEKVLEAFVTDVTVTETEVIANKVIVRGVVTVKITYVRDAPDQQVHAFQAEIPFTAFIEVPGAQPGAAVNVMAEAEFVSVSLDDKRRIVVKLVLKVTARVTDIVQKKLYECLRPGAEIVCPIAPPVEPKVPEKKPVPEPKPPTPPGRTYVIQAGDTFFRLAQRFGTTVQAIQAVNPGVDPNRLQIGQVINLP